In Paludibaculum fermentans, the genomic stretch ACCTCGCCGCCCGAGCCGGCAACTTACTCGGGACCTGGATCCGCGAAAGTGGACGGCATCCGCAGTGGCGCTCCGATTATGGCGACCAGACGGTCTTTCACGAGCTGCGAGTGGACCCGTATTACCGCAGCACCGCCGCCAGGCATCCCCACCTCGCCGATCATTTCGCCGCGCTAATCCAGGAATCCGCCCAGCGCAACGTTTCTCTCGTGCACGGCGACTTCAGCCCAAAGAACCTGCTGGTGACCGGTCAATCGATGATGACGATCGACTGGGAGGTGGTCCATTGGGGCGATCCCTCTTTCGACGCCGCCTTCCTCACCAACCATCTCCTCCTGAAAGCCTTCCACCGACGCGAAAGCCGGAGCGCCTACGCCGCCGCCGCGTCCGCTTTCTGGAGCGCACTGCTCGAAACCACCGGCCCGGAACACCCCTGGCTCGAATCCGCCGCCATGCGCCATCTCGGCTGTCTCCTCCTGGCCCGGGTCGACGGCAAATCCCCGGCCGAATACCTGACCACCGAGTCCGTCCGCGACCAGGTCCGCGACGCCGCCCGGCAGTTGATCCTCACCCCTCCGGCCTCCGCCGCCGGCGCCTTCGAAAGAGTGTTTTCATGAGCTTAACCATCGCCAGGCTGCGCGCCCTGCAGATCCTCGACTCCCGCGGCGTCCCCACCCTCGAGGTCGAGGCCACCTTGAGCAACGGCGTCGCCGCCACCGCCCAGGTCCCTTCCGGCGCCTCCACCGGCCGCCACGAGGCCGTTGAACTCCGCGACGGCGACCCGCAACGCTATGCAGGCAAAGGGGTAACCCGAGCCTGCCGGAACGTCGAAACGGAGTTAGCCGCGGCCGTCACCGGCATGGATGCCACCAACCAGGCCGCCCTCGACCGCCGCATGATCGAACTCGACGGCACCGCCTCCAAAGCCCGGCTGGGCGCCAACGCCATCCTAGGCATCAGCTGCGCCGTAGCCCGCGCCGTCAGCCTGACCAATCACGAGCCGCTCTGGCAAACCCTTTCACGTCAACACGGTACAAAGCCGTCGATGCCGCTGCCGATGGTCAACATCCTCTCCGGAGGCCTGCATGCCGGCCGGCAGGTGGAATTCCAGGATTTCCTGGCCGTCGCCCACGGCCTGCCCACCTACTCCGAGTCTCTTCACGCCATCGTCTCCATCCACCGGGAAACA encodes the following:
- a CDS encoding phosphotransferase family protein → MLELDSPLAKSWIAARLSLDPDHLHVESLGGGVSNHVLLVRAPGLHCVFKQSLERLRVEQEWLCRRDRIFRESQIMRDLAGLLPPGSVPAILLEDRENFLFAMEAAPEEAQPWKTPLLQGEVNLDLAARAGNLLGTWIRESGRHPQWRSDYGDQTVFHELRVDPYYRSTAARHPHLADHFAALIQESAQRNVSLVHGDFSPKNLLVTGQSMMTIDWEVVHWGDPSFDAAFLTNHLLLKAFHRRESRSAYAAAASAFWSALLETTGPEHPWLESAAMRHLGCLLLARVDGKSPAEYLTTESVRDQVRDAARQLILTPPASAAGAFERVFS